The Maridesulfovibrio ferrireducens genome window below encodes:
- a CDS encoding acyltransferase, translating to MGYIHPTADIDSTATLGDKTYIWQNVQVRAQAIVGSDCIIGKGAFIDFGAVVGNKVKIQNYSNIFRGVTLEDGVFIGPSVSFTNDMFPRAVNKDGSLMDISDWKCYKTLVKTGAGIGAGSIIVCNNTIGKWAIIGAGSVVTRDVPDYGLVYGNPARLKGYVCPCGNKFSIGPTDELNVKLTCKFCDKSIIINKK from the coding sequence ATGGGCTATATACATCCAACCGCAGATATTGATTCAACGGCAACTCTCGGCGACAAAACTTATATATGGCAAAATGTTCAAGTCCGAGCACAAGCCATCGTTGGATCAGATTGCATCATAGGCAAGGGAGCATTTATTGACTTCGGGGCAGTAGTTGGTAACAAAGTAAAAATTCAAAATTATTCCAATATCTTCAGAGGAGTTACCCTTGAAGATGGTGTCTTTATTGGCCCCTCTGTCTCCTTTACTAATGATATGTTTCCAAGAGCAGTAAACAAAGATGGATCCTTAATGGATATCAGCGATTGGAAATGCTATAAAACATTAGTGAAAACAGGTGCAGGAATAGGCGCAGGTTCCATCATTGTATGCAACAATACAATTGGAAAATGGGCGATTATTGGAGCAGGAAGCGTTGTAACTCGTGACGTTCCTGATTATGGACTAGTTTACGGAAACCCAGCACGTCTTAAAGGTTACGTCTGTCCTTGCGGCAATAAATTTTCCATTGGACCAACTGATGAACTAAACGTCAAATTAACTTGTAAGTTTTGTGACAAATCCATCATAATAAATAAAAAATAA
- a CDS encoding bifunctional 2-polyprenyl-6-hydroxyphenol methylase/3-demethylubiquinol 3-O-methyltransferase UbiG, which yields MSQSNYTDNSINTNSSALEHRANLNNKLAQHNLEEWIFSHCAYQKGIRVLDIGCGRGKQSLHLAALLEGDVQITALDASNESLKIVEENAQQLNYKKIITKQMNFNDFDISDEEPYNLIMSAYAIYYANDLVNFICELKKKLAVGGEIFICGFGAGTNREVSTISSKYTSHNMAAHIEDFISSEQLTLLKEEFSYCELVRLHNEISFQDLQTFLDWWRNHGSYIKEIDAKVASEVQEIFKNEESFIVSKEVLGLKLSK from the coding sequence ATGAGTCAAAGCAACTACACAGATAATAGCATTAATACCAATAGCTCCGCCCTCGAACATCGAGCAAATTTGAACAACAAATTAGCTCAACACAACTTAGAGGAGTGGATCTTTTCTCATTGCGCATATCAAAAAGGAATACGAGTTCTTGACATCGGTTGCGGAAGAGGAAAACAGTCCTTGCACCTTGCTGCCTTGCTGGAAGGTGACGTACAAATTACAGCTCTCGATGCTTCAAACGAATCTTTAAAAATTGTTGAAGAAAACGCCCAGCAACTTAACTACAAAAAAATCATTACAAAACAAATGAATTTTAATGATTTTGATATATCAGACGAAGAACCTTATAACTTGATAATGTCTGCGTATGCTATTTATTACGCCAATGATCTTGTAAATTTTATTTGTGAACTAAAAAAGAAACTAGCCGTTGGAGGCGAAATATTTATTTGCGGTTTTGGAGCTGGAACAAATCGAGAAGTCTCCACTATTTCAAGCAAATACACTTCCCACAATATGGCTGCTCATATTGAAGATTTTATTTCCTCTGAACAACTTACTCTTCTAAAAGAAGAATTCAGTTACTGTGAACTTGTTAGACTTCATAATGAAATTTCTTTTCAAGACTTACAGACGTTTCTTGACTGGTGGAGAAATCATGGTTCATACATCAAAGAAATAGATGCAAAGGTTGCTTCCGAAGTTCAGGAAATTTTTAAAAATGAAGAATCTTTTATTGTTAGCAAAGAAGTTTTAGGACTTAAATTATCAAAATAA
- a CDS encoding Gfo/Idh/MocA family protein has product MKVAVIGTGSMGQNHVRLYSDISGCELVGIADQNAKQTSRLTSLYGGRAYSDYKELIEKEKPDAVTIALPTFLHKQVTMDCLDAGIHVLVEKPIAKTVEEAREMIDKAKQVGKTLQVGHIERFNPAIQQLKERIADGQLGNIFTIHSRRQSPYPGRITDVGVASDLATHELDMMRNLSQSEVTTMTAEVSKVMNTDNEDIVFGLLRFNNGILGILDVNWVTPTKVRKVAVTGENGMFTVDYLNQTLSFHSNYAAEQNETKNEWFTTKFGVSEGDYTSFRVEKKEPLRVEIEAFLECCKKGETPLVTGEDGLEALTLALKIIECGDNCKCKR; this is encoded by the coding sequence ATGAAAGTTGCAGTAATCGGAACTGGCTCTATGGGACAAAACCATGTCCGTCTTTATTCAGATATATCTGGTTGTGAACTCGTTGGAATTGCGGATCAAAATGCCAAACAAACCTCACGCTTAACCTCATTATACGGCGGAAGAGCATACTCAGACTATAAAGAACTTATAGAAAAAGAAAAACCTGACGCTGTTACAATAGCGCTACCTACATTCTTGCACAAACAAGTAACTATGGATTGTTTAGATGCAGGAATCCATGTTTTAGTTGAAAAACCTATCGCTAAAACAGTAGAAGAAGCGCGAGAAATGATTGATAAAGCTAAACAAGTAGGGAAAACACTTCAAGTTGGTCATATTGAAAGATTTAACCCAGCTATCCAGCAACTTAAAGAACGCATTGCCGATGGACAGCTAGGAAATATTTTCACAATTCATTCCCGCAGACAATCTCCATACCCGGGAAGAATTACCGATGTTGGGGTTGCAAGTGACCTTGCTACGCATGAACTCGATATGATGCGTAATTTATCTCAGTCTGAAGTCACTACCATGACGGCTGAAGTTTCAAAGGTTATGAACACTGATAATGAAGATATTGTTTTTGGACTCCTTCGTTTCAATAACGGAATACTTGGTATTTTAGATGTAAACTGGGTAACTCCTACAAAAGTACGTAAAGTAGCAGTCACAGGTGAAAATGGTATGTTCACTGTTGACTACCTTAACCAGACTCTTTCTTTCCATTCAAATTATGCAGCAGAGCAAAATGAAACTAAAAATGAATGGTTTACTACTAAATTTGGTGTATCTGAAGGAGATTACACTAGTTTTAGAGTTGAAAAAAAGGAACCGTTACGTGTTGAAATAGAAGCATTCCTAGAATGTTGCAAAAAAGGCGAAACTCCTCTTGTTACAGGAGAAGACGGCCTTGAAGCTCTCACTCTCGCTCTTAAAATTATTGAATGCGGTGACAATTGCAAATGCAAAAGGTAA
- a CDS encoding NAD-dependent epimerase/dehydratase family protein codes for MQKVITVRPSIKGNTILVTGGAGFIGSHLVDRLLDMEAKEVIIIDNLFLGSEENLADAISRGAILYKDDAEFATSLEYIFERHDIDIVFNCATKALNYSFMNPSNSFETNTKVVLNLLELQRKKAFSTLCHFSTSEVYGTAVYEPMDEDHPRNPTTLYAAGKAAADLAVETYVRMYDLDAFIIRPFNNYGPRQNFKGEMAGVIPITAFRVLNDLPLEIHGTGSQSRDFIYVHDTVDAIVNVYDKLPKGESVNISTHNQVSIKEVIETIAHEMEYKGEILRKPARNSDVFCHNASNDKLNSLIEFNLTPFSEGLKKSIHWYIAAIKN; via the coding sequence ATGCAAAAGGTAATTACAGTGCGCCCATCAATCAAAGGAAACACAATTTTGGTCACAGGTGGTGCCGGATTCATTGGCAGTCACCTCGTTGACCGATTACTTGATATGGAAGCAAAAGAGGTTATCATAATTGATAACCTCTTTCTTGGAAGTGAAGAAAATTTAGCGGATGCAATTTCTCGTGGGGCAATTCTTTACAAAGATGATGCAGAATTTGCGACCTCACTCGAATATATTTTTGAGCGTCATGACATTGATATAGTTTTCAACTGCGCTACAAAAGCTCTAAATTATTCTTTCATGAATCCATCAAATTCGTTTGAGACAAATACCAAAGTAGTTCTTAATTTACTTGAACTTCAACGCAAAAAAGCATTCTCTACTCTCTGCCATTTCTCAACGTCTGAAGTTTATGGAACGGCTGTATATGAACCGATGGACGAAGATCATCCTCGCAATCCAACGACTCTTTACGCAGCGGGTAAAGCTGCTGCGGATTTAGCTGTTGAAACATACGTTAGAATGTATGATCTGGATGCATTCATTATCCGCCCATTCAACAACTACGGACCACGTCAGAATTTCAAGGGGGAAATGGCCGGCGTTATCCCTATTACAGCTTTTCGCGTCCTTAATGACCTACCGCTTGAAATCCACGGAACAGGTTCTCAGAGTCGCGATTTCATCTACGTGCATGACACAGTAGATGCGATTGTTAATGTTTATGATAAACTTCCCAAGGGTGAGTCTGTAAACATTTCAACTCACAATCAGGTGAGTATTAAAGAAGTAATTGAAACAATCGCGCATGAAATGGAATACAAGGGCGAAATTCTGCGTAAACCTGCTAGAAACTCTGATGTTTTTTGCCATAATGCAAGTAATGACAAATTAAACTCATTAATAGAATTTAATTTAACTCCATTTTCAGAAGGGCTTAAAAAAAGTATTCATTGGTATATTGCAGCTATTAAAAACTGA
- a CDS encoding acyltransferase family protein has translation MSSLPYRKDIDGLRAVAVLLVVLSHAKFSIFEGGFIGVDVFFVISGYLISSIIINEIDNNCFSFKNFYLRRIKRILPALLCMLLVVSVTSFFFLFPDNLKEFAEAQFASITSWSNYFFWKFFGGYWRGYVKEFPLTHTWSLSVEEQFYFIWPSVLYVAYRFIHARFHKIILFLLTILLLAVSQYLVRFPEFAFYMIPARAFELFLGGAIAISFRVPIVFPGKLSKIWPILATLVGLTLIIVPSVLYKENIPYPGINALWPCLGAALIVLPKAGNGNFATSLLTFGPMVWVGKLSYSLYLWHWPFFAFLAYTGCSIEENRWVAIALSFLLSILSYKFIEVPFRKSKTSFRVLFVRLFIIPAVVSFLFYIIILFGNGFPSRFSDSVQALLRTSGPDDKSLLVGQYGKNSPSNEHIVNEDTLWGDELSGGIKAILIGDSHATRLRPFIEVLCAQAGIKGIQVTRDSTPYLRNIIYYDRNSHKERVLRKDKTAMNEYWSQLITDPDLEYVFVAGFYYSRIYGDKINPEIMKYKDEVLSGDIIEVNEKNFARGLRDSVSFIVENGKIPVIFKDVPFLQGAPGLNVLKNAVFKTDLKTSVAVQTVKNNHKIEDDVIDSLKKDYPTMVVIDPKLLICPENAAGNCSSVVDGILLYGDTNHLNYVGARYLAKKWIEKYGNPLLSQDKDDIDCKSSE, from the coding sequence ATGAGTTCACTCCCTTACAGAAAAGATATTGATGGGTTAAGAGCTGTTGCCGTTCTATTGGTAGTCTTATCGCATGCAAAATTTTCTATATTTGAGGGGGGATTTATAGGAGTTGATGTTTTTTTTGTTATTTCCGGATATCTTATTTCTTCGATAATAATAAATGAAATTGATAATAATTGTTTTAGTTTTAAAAATTTTTATTTGCGAAGGATCAAAAGAATTCTTCCTGCTCTCCTGTGTATGCTTTTGGTTGTTTCTGTCACGAGTTTCTTCTTTTTATTTCCTGATAATCTCAAGGAATTTGCTGAAGCTCAGTTTGCTTCTATTACCTCGTGGTCAAATTATTTTTTCTGGAAGTTTTTTGGTGGGTATTGGCGTGGTTATGTAAAGGAATTTCCGCTTACCCATACATGGTCTTTGTCTGTTGAAGAACAGTTCTATTTTATTTGGCCCTCAGTTTTGTACGTAGCCTACAGATTCATCCATGCTAGATTTCATAAAATAATTTTATTTTTGCTCACTATCCTTCTGTTAGCTGTCTCCCAATATCTCGTTCGTTTTCCCGAGTTCGCTTTTTATATGATACCTGCAAGAGCTTTTGAGCTGTTTCTTGGGGGCGCTATTGCTATCAGTTTTCGCGTTCCAATTGTTTTTCCTGGAAAGTTGAGTAAAATCTGGCCGATTCTGGCTACTTTGGTGGGCCTTACTCTGATAATTGTTCCATCTGTTTTATATAAAGAAAATATTCCTTATCCAGGGATAAATGCTTTGTGGCCATGTTTGGGGGCTGCTTTGATCGTGTTGCCTAAAGCTGGGAATGGCAATTTTGCAACATCTTTGTTGACCTTCGGTCCTATGGTTTGGGTGGGTAAGCTTTCTTATTCTTTATATCTGTGGCATTGGCCATTTTTTGCGTTTTTAGCTTATACTGGATGTTCGATAGAAGAAAATAGGTGGGTTGCAATTGCATTGAGCTTTTTGCTGTCTATACTGTCGTATAAGTTTATTGAGGTCCCATTTCGAAAGAGTAAAACCAGTTTTAGAGTTTTGTTTGTTCGTCTTTTTATTATTCCAGCAGTTGTGAGTTTTTTATTTTATATAATTATACTGTTCGGAAATGGTTTTCCTTCTAGATTTTCAGACTCGGTTCAGGCTTTGCTAAGAACTTCAGGACCAGATGATAAATCTCTTTTAGTCGGTCAGTATGGGAAAAATTCTCCTTCCAATGAGCATATAGTCAATGAGGATACTTTGTGGGGCGACGAACTCTCCGGGGGGATTAAGGCAATTCTAATTGGAGATTCACATGCAACGCGGCTTCGTCCATTTATCGAAGTCCTTTGTGCTCAAGCGGGGATAAAGGGAATACAGGTCACGCGAGATAGCACTCCATATTTAAGAAATATTATTTATTATGACAGGAATTCACATAAAGAAAGGGTGTTACGTAAAGATAAGACAGCTATGAATGAGTATTGGAGCCAGTTAATAACTGACCCTGACTTGGAGTATGTCTTTGTGGCGGGGTTTTATTATTCTAGAATTTATGGCGACAAAATAAACCCAGAGATAATGAAATATAAAGATGAAGTATTGTCTGGCGATATTATAGAAGTAAATGAAAAGAACTTCGCCCGTGGGCTTCGTGATAGTGTTTCTTTTATAGTTGAAAATGGAAAGATCCCAGTTATCTTTAAGGATGTCCCTTTCTTACAAGGTGCTCCCGGATTAAATGTCTTAAAAAATGCAGTGTTCAAAACTGACTTAAAAACGAGCGTTGCGGTACAGACTGTAAAGAATAACCATAAGATTGAAGACGACGTCATTGATTCGTTAAAAAAAGATTATCCTACTATGGTTGTTATTGATCCAAAGCTCTTAATTTGTCCCGAGAATGCAGCGGGTAATTGTTCTTCTGTTGTGGATGGGATACTTTTGTATGGTGATACAAATCATCTTAATTATGTCGGAGCAAGGTATTTGGCTAAAAAATGGATTGAAAAGTATGGCAATCCTTTATTATCTCAGGATAAAGATGATATCGATTGCAAGTCTTCTGAGTAA
- a CDS encoding STT3 domain-containing protein has product MRQDFKKPAWMNDWKVFLLFSMIAFAFAFGLRCLDLPKWDNPNFMVNGEYIMGTHDAYYWLAGAKGVGSALGNPMSGLIRFLGSVTGAQYGNIAFWLPAVFAGFCAIAAFAWGMLVAGPWVGLAGAVYATSIPAYFFRTRLAYYDTDVVTLLFPLLISVLLARWVSLGIRGSWVPIKNSKIEFNPTFFDYCLPVVAGALTSYGNLWHGDMQTFGIATVFVAVALAMVCGTRDTRAELMRGIVFFCLVAFAGWVGFAAILLLVALFRLPVIRNHKMYNNEYCYLAAFLAIIFLSGVGLDFIVGISGKIASYMKPAADISTSVSGPVYPGIAQSVIEAQNISINDLLTNLTGSNLLGWLGIISFSIMLFRVTSSLFLLPFAVVTFAAVYMGGRFSMFGGIAIGVGISYLINMLIEKFAVSKVKMAMGALQVLLLSAVLFSNVGAMYLQTPPTPIMGNSHAVALIESGKVMPEGSTVWTWWDWGYAASYYTGKHSFADGSRHGGSLLFPLAFAYTTPYSMQSSQLMRFSADNGNNPASVWDKMKAKDVQKMLQSFGAIKYKSKTGSKQYIVLTWENLRLAYWILYYGSWNIIDGGGVHPNCIAIRNPFTLEPGSGVLNIKNEGSVKLSGYAVLNKNGSTFNKFANNIGPEMLYSRTVNQGMLVDDFLRRSMLVKLLIEDPASPQISEYFKIVYDDFPNVRVYEVL; this is encoded by the coding sequence ATGAGGCAGGATTTTAAAAAACCCGCGTGGATGAATGATTGGAAAGTATTTTTACTTTTTTCGATGATAGCCTTCGCTTTTGCATTCGGGCTGAGATGTTTGGATCTGCCTAAGTGGGATAATCCAAATTTTATGGTCAACGGCGAATATATCATGGGTACACATGATGCTTATTACTGGCTTGCCGGGGCAAAAGGTGTCGGAAGTGCCTTAGGAAATCCCATGTCCGGGTTGATTCGTTTTCTTGGAAGCGTGACAGGCGCTCAATACGGAAATATTGCTTTCTGGCTTCCGGCTGTATTTGCGGGGTTTTGCGCAATAGCCGCCTTTGCGTGGGGAATGCTCGTTGCAGGGCCTTGGGTTGGTTTGGCTGGAGCTGTCTATGCGACTTCTATTCCGGCGTATTTTTTTAGAACTAGACTTGCATATTACGACACCGATGTAGTCACTCTACTGTTTCCGCTTCTGATTTCAGTTTTGCTGGCTCGCTGGGTCAGTCTGGGGATTAGAGGGTCCTGGGTTCCAATAAAAAACAGTAAAATAGAGTTTAATCCAACATTTTTTGATTATTGTCTTCCTGTTGTGGCAGGAGCGTTAACGTCATATGGCAACCTATGGCATGGCGATATGCAAACTTTCGGAATAGCGACAGTTTTTGTTGCAGTCGCCCTTGCTATGGTTTGTGGAACTAGAGATACGCGTGCTGAATTGATGCGCGGAATTGTCTTTTTCTGCCTAGTTGCTTTTGCTGGCTGGGTCGGATTTGCGGCAATTCTTTTGCTCGTTGCTTTGTTCAGGCTTCCAGTTATTAGAAACCATAAAATGTATAATAATGAATATTGTTATTTGGCAGCTTTCTTGGCGATTATATTTTTGAGTGGTGTTGGACTGGATTTTATTGTGGGAATTTCAGGGAAAATTGCTTCTTACATGAAGCCTGCTGCGGATATTTCTACAAGTGTATCGGGTCCTGTTTATCCTGGAATTGCCCAAAGCGTTATCGAAGCTCAGAACATAAGTATCAATGACCTTTTAACTAATTTGACTGGCAGTAATTTATTGGGGTGGCTCGGGATAATCTCATTCTCGATTATGTTGTTTAGAGTTACTTCCAGCTTGTTTTTGCTGCCTTTTGCTGTGGTAACTTTTGCCGCGGTTTATATGGGTGGCAGGTTTTCAATGTTCGGCGGAATAGCCATCGGAGTTGGGATAAGTTATCTTATAAATATGCTTATTGAGAAATTTGCTGTTTCAAAAGTTAAGATGGCAATGGGCGCATTGCAGGTTCTGTTGCTTTCTGCCGTTCTTTTTTCAAATGTCGGTGCAATGTATCTGCAGACTCCGCCTACCCCTATTATGGGTAATTCACATGCAGTGGCTTTGATTGAGTCCGGGAAGGTTATGCCTGAAGGTAGTACCGTCTGGACTTGGTGGGATTGGGGATACGCAGCTTCATATTATACAGGCAAACATTCTTTTGCCGACGGTAGTCGTCATGGAGGCTCGCTTCTATTTCCTTTGGCTTTCGCTTATACCACTCCGTATTCTATGCAATCGAGTCAGTTGATGCGCTTTAGCGCAGACAATGGTAATAATCCCGCTTCTGTGTGGGATAAGATGAAGGCTAAAGACGTTCAGAAGATGCTCCAGTCTTTTGGAGCAATAAAATATAAGTCTAAGACTGGTTCAAAGCAATATATTGTTTTAACATGGGAAAATTTAAGACTTGCGTATTGGATATTATATTATGGCTCGTGGAACATTATTGATGGTGGGGGGGTACATCCGAATTGTATTGCTATCAGGAATCCGTTTACTTTAGAGCCGGGGTCTGGAGTCTTGAATATAAAAAACGAAGGGTCTGTGAAACTCTCAGGGTATGCGGTTTTAAACAAGAACGGTTCAACTTTTAATAAATTCGCTAACAACATCGGGCCAGAGATGCTTTATAGCAGGACTGTCAATCAGGGGATGTTGGTAGATGATTTCTTACGGCGCTCAATGCTGGTCAAGCTTCTTATTGAAGACCCGGCTTCACCGCAGATTTCAGAATATTTTAAAATTGTTTATGATGATTTCCCAAATGTCAGAGTTTATGAAGTGTTATAA
- a CDS encoding GspE/PulE family protein, translating into MSISYDLSKVPREVVDLFLTFPQRSEFIPVEVGEREIKVLLQNESSLPMADFLAWKFGKKVVTEVVDEDQFFPLLEQALTEWEEESSIESESEEGGAGEDGEDLLGWSHDDAPIVRLVNKTMHQAIISGASDIHFEGQGNGFVVRYRQDGVLKAVKRLDRGLQPTIIARIKVMGEMDVAESRKPQDGRIFIKLGQKEVDVRVSTIPTMSGEKAVLRILDRSKNILNLEDLGLKGKDLELFRKVLAQPHGIVLVTGPTGSGKTTSLYAGLSELPREDKNIVTVEDPVEYQLSGINQVQVNKAAGMTFATTIRSFLRQDPDIILVGEIRDQETASTAVQAALTGHLVLSTLHTNDAATAVTRMLDMGIEPFLLASSLSLVLGQRLVRVNCPHCSKSISVSEHTIKLFDGMEDLPTTQTAGAGCEHCNFTGFKGRKGVYELIPVTEDMRGLIMDVVSADRIKAYAKEQGRETMVDHGIRLVREGVTTLEEVVRVTKL; encoded by the coding sequence TTGAGCATCTCATATGATCTTAGCAAGGTTCCGCGTGAAGTAGTGGATCTCTTTTTGACTTTTCCTCAGCGTAGTGAATTTATTCCCGTGGAGGTTGGGGAGCGCGAAATCAAAGTGTTGCTCCAGAATGAAAGCTCTTTGCCCATGGCTGATTTTCTTGCGTGGAAGTTTGGGAAAAAAGTTGTCACGGAAGTTGTAGATGAAGATCAATTCTTTCCCTTGCTCGAGCAGGCTCTGACAGAGTGGGAAGAGGAAAGCTCCATAGAATCTGAATCGGAAGAAGGCGGAGCGGGGGAAGACGGAGAAGATCTCCTCGGCTGGTCTCATGATGATGCTCCGATTGTTCGTCTTGTGAATAAAACAATGCATCAGGCAATTATATCCGGTGCAAGTGATATTCACTTTGAAGGGCAAGGTAACGGTTTTGTAGTTCGCTATCGGCAAGATGGAGTTCTTAAAGCTGTTAAGCGTCTAGATAGAGGGCTACAACCGACTATTATAGCTCGTATTAAAGTTATGGGCGAGATGGATGTTGCTGAAAGTCGCAAGCCGCAGGATGGTAGAATTTTTATTAAGCTCGGGCAGAAAGAAGTTGATGTCCGTGTTTCCACAATACCTACAATGAGTGGAGAGAAGGCCGTTCTCCGTATTCTTGACCGTTCAAAGAATATTCTTAATCTTGAAGATCTCGGTCTCAAAGGGAAAGATCTTGAACTTTTCCGAAAAGTACTTGCTCAGCCGCACGGTATTGTTCTTGTCACCGGGCCGACCGGTTCCGGTAAAACGACTAGTCTCTATGCGGGATTAAGTGAACTTCCACGTGAGGATAAGAATATCGTCACCGTTGAAGATCCGGTCGAATATCAACTTTCAGGCATAAATCAGGTTCAGGTCAATAAGGCCGCGGGCATGACTTTTGCCACTACAATTCGTTCATTTCTCAGGCAGGACCCGGACATCATTCTGGTCGGTGAAATTCGAGATCAAGAGACCGCCAGTACTGCTGTTCAAGCGGCGCTTACAGGTCATCTAGTTCTTTCCACCTTGCATACAAATGACGCAGCTACTGCCGTAACCAGAATGCTTGATATGGGGATTGAACCGTTTCTACTTGCATCATCACTTTCGCTGGTGCTTGGGCAGAGACTTGTCAGGGTCAATTGTCCTCATTGCTCTAAATCAATTTCTGTTTCTGAACATACCATTAAGCTTTTTGACGGCATGGAAGATCTGCCTACGACTCAAACCGCTGGAGCCGGTTGCGAACATTGCAATTTCACAGGCTTTAAGGGACGAAAAGGCGTTTATGAGCTTATCCCGGTGACAGAAGATATGCGCGGGTTGATCATGGATGTAGTTTCTGCCGACCGCATAAAAGCTTACGCCAAAGAACAGGGGCGCGAAACTATGGTAGATCACGGAATTCGTCTTGTTCGCGAAGGGGTTACGACCCTTGAAGAAGTTGTCAGGGTTACAAAGCTGTAG